Genomic DNA from Macadamia integrifolia cultivar HAES 741 chromosome 6, SCU_Mint_v3, whole genome shotgun sequence:
acgtaagaatcaccttcggggccacacaggtgggttaaacaggtgggctgtctggcccatcggttccacccaccggtcttgaccggtgggtagggacccaccggttggcctgccggtctggcccaccgattgtgcccgaaggccctgccctctcaggtgggtgcccatctggcccaccggttccacccaccggtcttggcgggaaacctgttgtttcttcccaacttcctccattctttggggattcaaatggggcttttcccaacccattcttcacaccttcaaggtcttataggatggttctaacctagatctaggttagattcaagggatgggaaaccatcttaccttctttgctcaagaacaacttcaaaccctccaaatcacttcaaacccacaatgcttcttccaccttgtcaataccttttcaaatccttcaatatcaacacataaatcatctattaaaccttagattcatcatttcaaaggggatttacaagatctcaagaaaccctactcgaatcaagggtttaagcttgggtatggtgaatgtttaaggaacccgactttgcttacctccaaatgtagatctagagttgaagatcactcttccggagccggaatgggaagatcaagcttcggcgccgctgaaatccttctcttcttcctcttccttctcttcccttcttcttccctttcttttctctctcctctttactatcctcaccaatgtacgggtgtcataaatgaaaagaaaagaaaatcataaatgctatatatatacttcctaaataactaaatagtgcacatggatgggtcactcaagtgggtgggtgcgcccacctgtccgcccacctgagggccaaaacttgggattttgacagagttcgggcctcggcgcgagcCCCACcctagcatacgatgtagtatacctatataccttaatatacggctacaatacctgctttaaccgtacatggccttatggtaggtgcatgtacacggcttgggcactcccgtctcttctgggactggctcgaacttgttgggccagccggtgtttaaggtcacccttgccatcatagcccataaggaacccgctctgaCTCCCTCTGGtttggttcctgcatggttaaactgggtcaactgcgtaatcagaccgggtctaagaagtagggtattacatttcccctattggaaaggggttgtagcacccaGGTttgttatcctagcccaatgcaatcTAGTATGCTAGAAAATCACATCACAATAGTGAGGTGGTTATCGTTGGAATACAAGATTATATAATATCAAACTAAGTcatgtgagggtagcggccggtaAAAATAGACCTTTCCCCTTTTGTGCGGGAAAAAAGGACTTTTGCGTtgggccctctctcctctctttctctttcttacgTTAGAaatgtgtcgtgtgtgcttactcATGGGCCCCGCAGTGCCGTACCGctgctcggagatacgtggggccctatttcgtaggagtgtaaaTGTCGTTATTGAGATgtgtatttgatgatggtccaatacaggggatcagggggtgggcccaattcctaagaacaGTGTTCGCAAGTtagtttggtccagagatttatggtgcgtgtcaggttgtagagctaggaaggtgttaggcatccaatctatccagttcaatcggtcttcctactagatgcttgagaacgaatatttttcacgattattcctatttcacatgcatggctaagttatcacacaaaCATACATCAgttgaatttaattaattatgtacactaaaaaaaGGTCAAtaaaaagtctacattatgctaactcgggtgagagattatatctgatcttgacccctatttcgggtcagaggggtggacccccgatAAGTGCTggtacgaactttcttgtggattctcttggctcaagggaagatggtattgacctccaacttcctttttcaagagatactgactgtggtaatatttggacagggtttcgactaggaacagttactttcaaatatgaattttggcagagcttcagctaggaaaggctattttccGGCTTAGGCTGAGTTGTCagttcgacagagcttccactagggatgggctacttccagattttggttgaggtggcactccgatagagcttctgctagggataggctatgggagggctaggctgaggtggcactccaacagagcttccactggggataggctatgggaggctatgatgaggtggcactccgatagaacttctgctaggaataggctatgggagggcttatGCTAAGGCTTGAGAAAATTTAAAAgattgaggaactttgaagattcaaagaacacttcgaagattcgaagaacactttgaatatATGAAAATCGCTTTGAAGACTTGacgaacctcaaagggggggaaacgaaggcaaagtttctcctacacaaaatgctcactcaaaaaattttggatgattgaagaatcgaaggcccgaagaacacttctgAGAtttaaagaacacttcgaatcttatgaatATCTCTTCGAAAatttgaagaacctcaaagaggggaagagagagggcaaagcttctctacaaagggtACTCACTAGGaagcttgagtgtgaaaaaacAAAgtgagggggtatttatagattttttgggccaatgggatgGAAATGGAGATTTCCTTGGAAAATGGGGTAAAAAGGtagattttcttggccaataGAGTGAAAAAGTAGAATTTTGGgctaatggggtgaaagatgaatttctttggccaatgagatgaaaagatacttttcttggccaatgggatgaaagaagtaattttttgaccaatggaaaaaaaagatgcttttttgggcaGTGGGAGGTCACGATGTAAAGTATGCTAGTGGGGGGTGTGGAGTAcgcaagtgggtgaagagggaatctcattAAAAATCCAATCATCGGAGTGAAGATGCCAGTCACCAGTGGGAAGCTTGGGTGAGCGCAGGGCCACATGCAATACAGGCGGGGCCATGTGGTGACAGGCGGGGTCGCACAGGGGTAGGGAGGGGCACGCGGTGATAGGCGGAGTCACATAGTGGCAGgcgggggggagggggggcaTGGTGATAGGAGAGGGCGCACAGTGGAAGGCCCCACGCGGTGAGGGTGCATAGTGGCAAGCGGGGGCACGCGATGACAGGCGGGGGGAAGCAGTGACAGGTGGAGGGTTCGATGATTGTGGGGGCATGCAATGACTGCAGGGGAGCGCAGTGATAGGATGGGATGTGCGGGGTTGGTACACATGAGGTGTGCCAGGCTATGGGCTGGTTCACGCGGGGCGAGCAAGGCTGTGCACGACACTAGTggggcccaccttagggtgaTCTAACCTATTAATCCACCATTTTATAAGTTGTACCATCTATTGGATATAGTCTGAAGTGTACAGGGGTGTGGGCTCGAGACCGAGGGTCAATTATCCTATTTTGTCACAATACTCTTGCCGGTGTGGGTCAACTCTgtctcatttagttgggactACTCCACCTTGCTGCATCAAAGGTCTCTAGGGCGCATATAAGTATGTATGCCATATTCTCGTGTATTATACTACTGGATTCAAATGAATTTCCTCAAATGCAATAGACTTACACTGATTTTTTCGAGAATTTATAACCCTTGCATTCAGTGAGTTAGGAAACCCTCAAGTTACTAGTGGTTATCAAGCACCTTGGGTGCATCACCAGTATCTAAAAATTAATCCAAAGTTTTGGATACATGCAAAATATATGATCGAGATCATCAACAAAGACAATCAATATACAACAAATTCGATCCAATTCAAGACAATACATATTGGTATTGATCGAAACCGATCCAAATGCCAATTTATAAAACCGTGGTGGGGGAGAGCGGATAGACGACTCAATGAGACTAAATTCTGATGTttgattgataatttttttaaatgaaagtgaaaagtaACAGTGAAGTGCGAAGAAGCCTAGTAACCAATCGAGGGTTGGCTCTATGTTCAAAATTTAACTGTGGAAGATAAGGATGACACATAACACATACAACAACTGACGTGATGGAGGCTATGCCAGATGCGATGAATGAgggataatatatatatatatatatataatttttttttttttggtttaagatGAATGGAGGATTGAGGAAAGGGCAATAGAAATCCCTAGTTGCTAGGTTTAAAGGGTAAAGTTGAAGACACTAATCTAGATTTGTGCGATAAGCAAACGACTAAGAACATTAGAAACATGTTTTAATAGAAAGTCTTACCGCGACCAACTTGATGTCCAATAAAgaattcaagaaaaagaaaaataaaaagatctcaccgttctttctttctttgtcaagGACTAGGCACATTAGAAACATTTTTACTATACACTAACTTTAAATATTCACCTCAGATCTGACGATAATCTCTATATATACCAAGCACTTCTTTGCCCAAACATGTGCCTTCTCTTGCCTTATCATTTTAACATTCTTAGGTGGTTTccctaaagagagagagagatactctGTGACAACACAGATATTTTTGTGCTTGATTCTCTCTTCCTAGCTTCTTTCGTTGTGTGTGtcagtttgagagagagagagagagagagagagagaataacagTGAAGTGAAGCAAGCAGGATGGAGTTTGGTTGCTGTATGAAGGGACCAGGTTATTTGACTCCCATTGAAGCCATGTCTGGTCCAAAAGAAGCTCTCATGTATGTAGCATGCATCTATTCAGGTAATTaaccatcttcttcctcatctctgACAAGCAATAGCTTATAGCCTCTATGGAggaatcatatatatatatatatatatatgtatatatcatACTGCTCTTGAGTGTGGATTATTGATTTCTTTGACATCATCACTTCTAGTTTCAATTTCCAGTTTGATGACTAAACTATGTTTGTATTTTGGCATTTTTGGGTTGGAATTAGATTTCGTGTGATATATTTTGTTCCTTTTATAAAGGAATTTATTGAATCACcacttttttgttttcatgGGTAAAAGTAGCAACTTGAGCAACGAGACAAAGAAATGTATTACCATACACCTCCACTCCTACTAATAGGTATTGGGATTGGTCTTGATCGATTGATTTGGATGGTTTGGCATCGATCTAGATCAGAGCCTGGTTTTCATTTAAGAAtgattcttttttatcattCTACCCTTTTTCTTTATCGATTCAATTTGGGGCGATTCTGTGGATCTGATACCGATCCTTAAAACCGTGATCAGGATATAGGATTAGAAGAGACCACTCCTagataaggatttttttttttcccctctctatTGAGAGAACCAGAAGGTTTTCTGGATAAATCGCAGAAAGAAGCTCACCAATAAGTTGTGAAAATGGTATGATGAGTGAAAAGTCGTCAAAAGGTAATTTGatgtgaagaagaaaacgatatAGAAAAAGAAGGCAGCTCACAGAACGTAGtcccttatattttttattttgttgttatGGGGATAGTAGAGATGGGTGGGCCtgactttattattattattttttttaaacatgacTTTACTGACTTACAAAATGAGATGCATGAGAATAGCGTTGGATTTTTCTCATATCTGTAGTTTTTGGCCACTTGAAATTTCCATCCCCCTTTTAGAAATTATCATGCAAGATGCATTGACTCTACATGATTATGTATCGACCGAGCATGGATAtgccctcctctctctctctctctctctctctctctctctctctctgcatcagattattattactatctatatgttttataaataaaaattattaccATATTGACTTGGCAATCTAAATTATTTTGTCGGATCACTAAGTTCTAAGTGTGGAAGCTCGTTGATTGAGTTGGTCTGAATAACTTGGATTAAGATCCTCTCCAGTGCCGGGTGCTGAAGAGTTACTAGTGAGAGTTTtctatccatctctctctctctctctctctctctctctctctctctctctctcattattaTCTCTCCAGCATCCcacattggagaggatccaaaacTTGATCAAGCTTAAAATTTGTGAAAGGTAGACACCAAGCAAGGTCCTCTCTTCACATGGGTTGGCTAAGTGACCAAATAAAactttaaaataaaacaaaaaaaaaaaatctaaaaatataaGATAATTTTCGATTACATGTGTCTAATCGTGGTCATTTTCTAGCTATTCATATAGTTGAAATTACTACATCACCCTTTCATGTTGCAAAACTTGGTGCTTTTTCTAAACTAGAAAAACTTAAGTCAAAATGTAACATGAATTTAAGGTATtatcaatggaaaaaaattataccTTATTTTATAGGAAAGAGTCTTACAGGCAACCCACCTAAAAAGGTTTTTCTCATTGGCTAGCCACCTAAAAGAAGGTTTTTGTTTAGcctttctttggcttttgtTCTTCAATGAACTGatgtcttgtttcttttcttttaatatattttcatttattcaaaaaaaatcttagtGATCTAAATATCTACCCCATGGCAGTTCAAATGAGTCTTAAACTTTGTGGGTAAGTAGATCTCAAATTTCCTACAATAATGTTTAGGTTCAGCttaaatataaattttcaaatGGAAAAGTAAGACATCAAAATGTTCGGGGTTACAATGAGTGTGGAGGAAAATATATGGGAAAGCATGTGATTTAATCTATATTTTGAAAGTGATACTTGACTAATGTTGACTATTGCCTATATATCCAATGGAAAGTATTGCTATATGGCTTAAATATGACAAGCGTCCATGAAATTCCTTTCTAGGCATGCCACTGGATACTTTTCCCCTTTTACCATTATTAGTTATataattttatgggaaaaagaatgctacccactTGCGTTTCCACACCTAGACACAATAGAGTGCAGAAAGACCATGTTGCTCCCGCCTCACCATGAACTGAAGATGCTATCGCGCTCCTTCCCATTGGGCCACCTGTTTGCATACGCTTGCACCAGCAAGGTAACATTCTTTTACCCTAACTTTATCAATAAAAACTTGATTTATGAAGCCAGACCACAATAAGTGGTTTGAGTTTAAGGGAATTTTAAGCATTCGTAAATAGGGGGCTGAATAAATCCAACTACATGGTCTATTGTGTTATTACTCACAAAATGCTTAGTTCCACTGTCAACCAACAAACTTTTGTCCTTAAGATGTTCAATACAAtgagaaaacctttttttttttttttttatttatttgtttatttattgttattattatttttttttttgctaaagatcaaaGTATGAGAAACCCATGCTTCATTACCAAGATATTAAACAAAAGAAACTTCATAGATCTATTTTTAAGTAACcataatgatatatatatatatatagatagatagagagagagagagagagagatcactatctaaataaaattttgattatgTGATTTAGGTATGAAGAACCTTAGTAATAGTTAGAATATTCATGCATTGTTGATGGATAATACATATTTGCATAATTGAGTAATAACCTTTTTtatggggggtgggggaaggaaTGGCTTCTCAAACCGAGGTAGTACTTTCCTCCTGAATTATTTCTTTAATATTTGTTAACTTCCTATGAAACCAAGGACAAGTGTTTCTTACTGGAGGACTCCTTTGTTTGTCTTTGGAACATAAACTCTTAATTTGTCacctaaaagaaagaaagaaagaagaaaaagctaAAATTCTTAATAAAGTCTAGGTTTACTAGGGTGATTATCTGtctattattttttctaatctGATGTAGTGGTGTCCTCATGGCTTTATTGATCTACACAGGGACTGGAACAGAAAAACCTGATTACTTAGCTACAGTGGACGTGGATCCAACCTCACCTACTTATTCTAAAGTAATCCATCGTCTGCCTATGCCTTATATGGGGGATGAACTGCATCATTTTGGTTGGAATGCCTGCAGCTCATGCCATGAGGATCCATCTGCAGTCCGCCGTTTTCTTATCATGCCAGGATTATTGTAAGACATGagattcttttccttctttatttatttatttcttgataAGAGAGATTCTTTTGGGTTGCACTTTTATTTCTTAGCTTCCTATGgaaaaaaatagacaaaatCGATCTAAAGAAAATAATGTTTCCAATTACATCGGTTATACAtaaatttcacatttttttagCAAATAAGAAGCCTAGAAGGTAGTATGGTCTCTACACCCAGACACAAGGGGCTAGAGGCAAAATGATCATCCCACCCATGAAAAACATAATTCCGCCGCTATTGATGCTTCCAAGTGTACTTCCATTGGTCTCTATGCTGATGCAGGGGCCAGGCTGCCTTctaggaaccctctccctttttctttttctttttttcttttgtgtaaagaATTGAATGagtggtaatttttttttttcttttgctgaaggtcagcaaagaatatattgaaaattaaaaaagaatgaatgaaatacAAACTACCCAATAGAGCAAACAGGCTCAATtcctactccaccttcggcatggccatcaacagagaGGAATTAAGCCCCACTAAATTGTCAACAAAAAATCAGAGTTCCAAAGAAAATGGAACCTTGGTTTCCTTACAGCATCCCATTCAATATCAGAAGCTATAAATCTAGGAGTAACATCTCAATCCATAGATGATTTACTCCCTGTCACGTGCTTAGCTAATCCATCCGCCTTAGCGTTGACTTCCCAAAACACATGACGAATACTCCATTTGATCCTCTTCAAATACTCCCAATAGAAAAGCCATAGTTGCTTAAAGTTCCATGGAATTTGACTCTTCTCAACACACCAAACCACTGCTCTTGAGTCATTGGCCACTTCAATCCACCTTAAATCCATCATCTTAGCAATCCGGATGGCTTCAAAGAAAGCAGCAAATTCTGCTCCAAAGTTAGATGAAATTCCATGAAAAACAGAGAAGCAACGAATATTAACTCCCATATGGTTTCTAACGATTCCCCTTGCACCTGCATAGCCTGGATTGCCTAAGGAGGAAATATATGTTAATTTTATAGCAGCCCACTGGAGGGGGATTCCAATACAGCTCCATAATTTTGCTTGATCTAGATGACGCCCTCACCAGATGAAAAGATGCTGATAGCTGCAAATCTTTAAGGGTTTTGACAACTGCGGGAAAAACCAAAGTGATCTCATATAGATCATTTACAGCTGTTTTTCTTATGTATACCACCTGTCAACTCATCTATAGCTGGACTACATATATAGGGAAAAGGCACAAACTAACACCCactatatctctctcttttcctcattGAGATGGCCCCCCTGTCCCTCCTATATGATGGCCCATCCCACTTCCCCATTGATGCTGCCCGCTTGTTTATAGAACATGGGTAGTGTGTCTATCCCCTCTCATATATATCACGTTAACCCTTATTAATATTCCTTTAACAATTAATATTTCTGATGTTTAATTATGAAATTAACATTGATGGTATATTGTTTCTACCAGTTCAAGTCGCATATATGTGATTGACACACAAAAGAATCCGAAAGCTCCCTCTTTGCATAAAGTTGTTGAGTCTGCAGATATTGAGCAGAAAACTGGTCTAGCATATCCCCACACTAGTCACTGCCTTGCTTCTGGTGATATCATGGTATCTTGCATGGGAGATAAAGAAGGAAATGCTAAGGGGaatggttttcttcttcttgactCGGAGTTTAAAGTGAAGGGAAGGTAACATGATTAGTTTCCAAGAGATGTTTCCAAGTTTTTTAATGTGAATCTTCCATTTggttttaattaattatgatcATCAGGTGGGAGAAACCAGGACATAGTCCCCTTTTTGGAAATGATTTTTGGTATCAACCCAGACACAAGACGATGATCAGTACAGAATTTGGAGCTCCAATAGCTTTCAAAAAAGGTTTTCATCTTCGTGATGTTTCAGATGGTCAGTATGGAAGAAATCTGAACGTGTACAGCTGGCCTGATGGGGAACTAAAGCAAAAAATGGATCTTGGAAATGCAGGTCTCTTACCCTTGGAGGTGAGAAACATTGGAGACAAGAATTAAACCTACATGTTTAGGCTTAATCACTTCCCTTGAGCGATTCTAATACAATTTTGATTCTTACGAGTAATTCCATATGCAGATAAGGTTCCTTCATGATCCATCAAAAGACACTGGATTTGTGGGATGTGCACTATCAAGCAATGTCGTAAGGTTTTTCAAGAAGCCTGATGGATCTTGGGACCATGAGGTGTGTATTTTGTTACGATATTCTGATTGCTAACCATTATGTGTCTTGAGTTTGTGTATTTGTTTTGAAAATTACCCCGTTCCAACATTTTTTGGCGACCTAGAAATTTTGTGAAGTTTATGATGGTGGAAGAGGGCTAGGGCTGATATGCCAAAATCCTGGAGCCCATCACTAACCTTATATGGGGTGGTGGGGGCTTTGTCCCTGCGGTACAATATTATACTActcgacttggaggagtatttgtttgttttatatattGTCTTGTTGTGCAAGTAAGAGAGTaatttaagcatttttttttttttttgtattagggTTTCTTGGGTGAGTTCTTGCTATGACTTTTTGTTAGAACAAGCAGCgacaaatatgaaaaaaaataaacactgATTCACACAAGATGACACAAATATTTAACAAGGTTCGCATACTAAGGTGATGTGTTACGTTCtcggaagaagaagatgatttagCATAATGGAAGAAATGTTACAATAgaaatctctcaagaacacctaAACTTGTGGTAAGAAACTCTGACCCAGAAACCTTGACACAAAAATCCCAAGTCTCACTTGCTTACACAACAAGACAATAGAACATATATATACTCTCAGCCCAACCCCTTTGCTACTATCATATACctcaaaaaaataatcatttggGTTACCACCAAAATATATTGAAACTGGTCAATTTTCAAAACGGGTCAGAAATTCGAGATAAACATACCACTTTTGGTGTTCTTAAGAGATCTCTATTGTATCTTTCTTCCATTACATGGTGAATCATCTTCAGTTTTGCCTATGGATGTAGCACATTATATTGATGTGTGAACCACGTTAGATATCTGTATCATCTTTGCTTATATGATAATTtattcttttaccaaaaaagaaaaaggaatatgtttatttattcatgtttcttgaggTTTGCATTAACACATATCTTATGAATTCAAGCTAATTAAGTCGTTAAACTAACTCTAATGTCAATCTATGCAGGTTGCGATTAGTGTGGAACCAATAAAACTGAAGAATTGGATGCTTCCTGAAATGCCTGGGCTTATAACTGAGTGCTTGATCTCCCTTGATGATCGTTACCTCTACTTTGTGAATTGGCTTCATGGTGATCTCAGGCAGTACAACATTGAGGATCCTGCCAAACCCATATTGACAGGCCAAGTGTGGATTGGTGGACTACATCAAAAGGGTAGCCCTATAGTAGCTGTGGAAGAAGATGGGATAGAGTGGCAGATTGATGTCCCTAAAGTACAGGTTAGATTTTCACCATTTCACTATCTTCATCAGCTTGTATTTGGGTGTAGAGACCATACTGTCATCTTAGCTTctttttccttataaaataggggtgtcaacttgGCTTTACTTGGGGTCAGGACCACAATCATCCCAATTAACTAGTCGTTTGAAACAAGTACCATGGGACAATTCTCTTTCATATTCTATTGAGGCCAAATTTTGTGGTGCCCATATCATTACCCACGTGGGTTAGTTTCAAACCTTTTTTACATTTCCATATGTTTCATAATGTTCTgaaaattattagaaaaaatcaaTTCTATATGGGATCTTTTGAGAAATAGGGTctattgaaaaaacaaagagactCGTTACATGATGGGCTAGTTAATTTGAGATAAATCACCAAATTTAATATGTGACGTTCCTAACAATTGCCCTTTCTATCcaatagtaatatatatatatatatatatatattgccaaAAAATATGTTCCGAGGGAGAATTCCCTTCTCCTACAGAACCTACTTACTAAACCTTTATACCTCCATACTGAGTTTACCACACACATCATATTTCTTTGTGATAAATGtggtatcctttttttttttcatattacaAAGAaaggtaaaagggaaaaaaaggatTGATGAACTCTTTTTGTTTCCAGGAAAATCGTTTGCGGGGAGGACCTCAAATGTTTCAACTAAGTTTGGATGGAAAGAGACTCTATATCACCAACTCACTCTTTAGTACATGGGATCGCCAATTTTATCCAGAGGTTGTGGAGAAGGGTTCCCATATGCTATTGATTGATGTGGATACAAAACAAGGAGGCCTTacaataaaccctaattttttcgTGGACTTTGGATCTGAACCGGAAGGTCCTTCTTTAGCGCATGAGATGAGATATCCTGGAGGAGACTGCACTTCAGATATATGGATTTAAGGATATATATGTCATGTTTAGTAATTTCCAGCTACTTCTGTTAAGAATTAAATCCCAAAAAATTCCCTTCCGCTAGTAtttatttttacctttttttttttttttttctaaccattgttgttgttattgtactTTTAAGAATTTCAATAAACCCATCTAGTGCATcgttatttccttttctttggttAATCTCTAACAAggattatattttattttggaaacaTTCTGAGTTGGCTGATGATTGAGAATCAAATAAATGTAGGATAAAATGGAAATACAAGGGGTCTCATTTCTCAGTAGTTTTTGGCTGATTTAAACAATTGGATCAATTTAGTATTACAGAATTAGGATGTCTATAAAATTTAGTGATCTAACTCAATCAAAATGGTCCATCATATGCTTGGCTTTGGCTTCTTCACATGTTACaaaataatcattttataaTACACGATAACGAATTACACAttgattatttttcttctagtCAAGGAGAACAGAAAGGAGAAAAGGGGGTGAGGGTGGGAAAGACAACCTCaaaaaaaactcaaagaaaTGGTAGTAGGGATGAAAATTACTCTTTCGGCCATCGGATTCTACTTATTTCCCAGCCCACCCTCCCACCCACCCacacacccacccacccacttctcttctcttctcttcatcgGAATTAAAACctaacaagagagagagagagagagagaggccactCCCTAGCCCTTGCCTTCGCTTCATCATCTTTGTTAGCGTTTTCCATGCCTTTTCCACAAAGTCCTACCTAAAATAGTGGGACATAGGGAAGGGTGGGGTGGGAGAAATATAAGCTGATCGCAGTCTCCTAAATCTAGgcattgttttattttcaattctCCCATGCCCTTTT
This window encodes:
- the LOC122082593 gene encoding selenium-binding protein 2-like; this translates as MEFGCCMKGPGYLTPIEAMSGPKEALMYVACIYSGTGTEKPDYLATVDVDPTSPTYSKVIHRLPMPYMGDELHHFGWNACSSCHEDPSAVRRFLIMPGLFSSRIYVIDTQKNPKAPSLHKVVESADIEQKTGLAYPHTSHCLASGDIMVSCMGDKEGNAKGNGFLLLDSEFKVKGRWEKPGHSPLFGNDFWYQPRHKTMISTEFGAPIAFKKGFHLRDVSDGQYGRNLNVYSWPDGELKQKMDLGNAGLLPLEIRFLHDPSKDTGFVGCALSSNVVRFFKKPDGSWDHEVAISVEPIKLKNWMLPEMPGLITECLISLDDRYLYFVNWLHGDLRQYNIEDPAKPILTGQVWIGGLHQKGSPIVAVEEDGIEWQIDVPKVQENRLRGGPQMFQLSLDGKRLYITNSLFSTWDRQFYPEVVEKGSHMLLIDVDTKQGGLTINPNFFVDFGSEPEGPSLAHEMRYPGGDCTSDIWI